The Coregonus clupeaformis isolate EN_2021a unplaced genomic scaffold, ASM2061545v1 scaf1614, whole genome shotgun sequence sequence agttcctctgtggagatgggagaaccttccagaaggacaaccatctctgcagtactccaccatcaggcctttatggtagagtggccagatggaagcctctcctcagtaaaaggcacatgacagcccgcttggagtttggcaacaggcacctaaatgactctcagaccatgagaaacaagattctctggtctaatgaaaccaagattgaactctttggcctgaatgccaagcgtcatatctggaggaaatcttgcaccatccctacggtgaagcatggtgatggcggcatcatgctgtggggatgttttttcagcggcagggactgggagactagtcaggatcaagggaaagatgaacggagaagtacagagagatccttgatataaacctgctccagtgcgctcaggacctcagactggggcgaaggttcaccttccaacaggacaacgaacctaagcacacagccaagacaacacaggagtggcttcgggacaagtctctgaatgtcctggagtggcccagccagagcctggacttgaacccgatcgaacatctctggagagacctgaaaatagatgtgcagcgacgttccctatccaacctgacagagcttgagaggatctgcagagaagaatgggagaaactccccaaatacagcagtgccaagcttgtagcgtcatacccaagaagacttgaggctgtaatcgcttccaaaggtgcttcaacaaagtactgactaaagggtctgaatacttatgtaaatgttattttagtgtttaaatttgtataaatgtgcaaacattgataaaaaccagtttttgtcctttgtcattatggggtattgtgagggGGGGAAAtgatttattccattttagaatataaggctgtaatgtagcaaaatgtggaaaaaaaatcaaggggtctgaatactttctgaatgcactgtagataaacTCTCCAGATTTCCTGTAGTTCCTGCTGGCCTAGCTGTGCTGTAGATCTGTTTGAACTGAAAGCTTGTGCATCGTGTCCTCTAGAGCAATGCTGACATGCTGTATCGCCCAGCTCTGTTGTGCAGTCCAACACCTATGTCTCATTTGTGTGGGTCTACTGTTTTCTGTTATACCCGACCATGCCTCAAAGGCATCTACAGTGTTTGATCTTCCTCTGTGGCATTTTAGTATCTGCTGTTAGCTGTTAAATATTTTGGAGTATGTGTTCCCATCATAACTTTGATGTCTTGTGTACTTCCATTCTTATCTGTATTCTCTCTCCTGGACAGTGCTGACCGGTCACAGGTGACCCTTGACCTTGATGGGATAGTTCAGGTGCTGGACCGCCACCTGCATGACTCCTCCACCGGTATGATGACCCGCATCGCCGTGCTCAAGTGGTTGTACCACCTCTACATCAAGACACCTCGCAAAGTGAGTCGTATTACCAATGCTGCTCCTTTCTGTGGAGTGTTTTACAGTATGACTATCAGCACACTAATCTGTGTGCCTTTGTGACGTGTAGATGTTCCGGCACACAGACAGTTTGTTCCCCATGTTGCTGAAGACACTCTCTGATGAGTCTGATGAGGTGAGTACTACATGCACCCCCAGTTCAGAATCTCGCTAATGTTAAAGGTATACTTAATCCAagtagtctatggacaaggttgaacagcaatccatgctttggttttgtttgctcggccactgtttcaaatgctaacttttgatcatttgtggcaaatccaattggccaggtaaacaaaaccaaagcatggatgctgtcataccttgtccgtAGACTGCTTAcatggtaaggaaaccaatatgtaattttgtaatttggctGAACTATCTTTTTAATACATGTTTTTACATAAGTAAccaaccccacctcacccccATCTATCACTCAGGTCATTCTTAAAGACCTGGAGGTTCTGGCTGAGATTGCGTCATCCCCAGCTGGACAGACCGATTCCTCAGGCTCCTGTGATAATTCTGACAGCAAACTGGAGCTTCAGGTTCCTGAGGGGGCGAAGGCAGGCCCACAGACAGTCGTGGGTGAGTAGAAAATGGCTCTGGAACAGTAGTATAAAGCATAAAAGTAAATGATACATTTAGCATTCATTCTCACCCACCAGGTTCCAAAGTAGGCGACTCATCCCCCTCTACCCCCAGCATGAACTCCTACTTCTACAAGTTCATGATCAACCTGCTGAAGCGCTTCAGTTTGGAGAGAAAGctgctggagaacagaggagccttCATCATCAGGTAGTGACATATGTGAAACAAAATGTGCTGAAACTCCCAAGTTTCTCATGAGACCATGGATTCATTGTTTTTCAACCTACTCCACCCCTCTGGGATTGTTTGTAGTTTGAGTTACCATCACCTCTCACTCTTCTTGCACTCATTCCCTCCAGGCAGCTGTGTCTTCTCCTGCATGCAGAGAACATATTCCACTCCATGGCAGACATCCTGTTGAAGGAGGAGGACCTGAAGTTTGCATCCACCATGGTGCAGACGCTCAACACCATCCTGCTCACCTCCGCAGAGCTCTTTCAGCTGCGCAACCAGCTCAAGGACCTGCGCACACAGGTAATGCCTGAGAAATGGGAGCCATTCCTCTGTATGGCTGACCACCACCATGGTTGGGTCATGTACAGAACATGAATTTCAATTCACTTCTTGAATGGACAGAATGGTAATGAATTGAACCCAACCCTGTTGACCAATGAGGTAGGGTAGTTTTCCCAGCTGTGTGTACTCATGTTAACTGTGTGTTTGGTGCCCCCTGCAGGAGAGCTGTGCCCTGTTCTGCTGCCTGTACCGCTCCTGGTGTCACAACCCTGTGGCCACCGTGTCTCTCTGCTTCCTGACCCAGAACTACCGCCATGCCTACGACCTCATCCAGAAGTTGTATCCTTTCTGGTTGTCTTTGATATACATTTTGCATATCAGCATTGTTGCTCCTCGTAGTGTATGCTTATTGGTATATTATGGCGTACTATATTTCCTTAATGTTATCCATTTAGCGGTGATTTGGAGGTGACTGTAGACTTCCTCATGGAAGTCGACAAGCTGGTACAGTTGATCGAAAGCCCCATCTTTACCTGTGAGTCTCACAGCTCAATATTAGATCAGAACACACACAGTGAATCCCAAACCACCCACTCGCCCCTACCAACTCACATGGATGGCCCTCTGTTTTCACGTGTTGCTAATGGAACTCTTAAGGGAGACTTacagagagttgcgaggggatcAACCCTTCAACTTTGGGACACACTTGTGACTTGAATGATGCAATTCATGTTCCACATTTCAATAATAAAACAAGTTAACAAATTAACAAATTCCCTCTGTCGTTTTACAAGATATAAACCTCAGTAACAgttaaacatttaatttgggTGGTATTTCAGTTGTTACATGTGTCAAGCCTCAATCAGACGTAACACGCCTCCATTATTTTTGTATTAAATTGCACAAACGCCAAACATATCGCAGTGTGTGTCGGGATAGCACTTTGCCCTGGAGCCTGCAGCCTTGCTGGCTTGGCTGAAGTGGCTATCGGAAGGTCTAATTAGCCCCTACACCCTCAATCATTTTCACTCCCTCAGCTTTTGGACACTGGTGCATATGGCAGAGGTGCaaatggaggggggagggaaggtACTGATTTGGGATTCAGCCACACACTGCACCGCACCgcactacaaacacacacactaaccaacCAACCTGTCTCAACTGTTTGTTTTTCTAGACCTGCGTCTCCAGCTGCTGGATGTGGAGAACAACCCATACCTGATCAAGGCCCTGTACGGCCTGCTGATGCTGCTGCCCCAGAGCCAGGCCTTCCAGCTGCTCTCCCACCGCCTGCGCTGTGTGCCTAACCCAGAGCTCATGAGGACAGTGTGAGTAGAACTAATGATTGTGTTATTGTggtgtgcccactgcccacagtGTGCAGAATTCTATTCCCATGGCCATTACAATATTCGTCCCAACACTGTTCTCATCGGATGTGCCCCATGCATATGTATTGTTATAATTTATCTGGAAGCATGTTTTCATGTTGCAGGGATGAGTCGAAGTACATTGAGTCTAAGACTGTTGGCACCAAGCGTCCGGCCTACGCCCACATGGACTACAATGACCTGCTGCAGCACTTTGACCGGGTCCAGAGCAAACACCTGGAGGTGCGCCACCAGCGCTCGGGCC is a genomic window containing:
- the LOC123487295 gene encoding protein VAC14 homolog — translated: FSNICFFTPTSADRSQVTLDLDGIVQVLDRHLHDSSTGMMTRIAVLKWLYHLYIKTPRKMFRHTDSLFPMLLKTLSDESDEVILKDLEVLAEIASSPAGQTDSSGSCDNSDSKLELQVPEGAKAGPQTVVGSKVGDSSPSTPSMNSYFYKFMINLLKRFSLERKLLENRGAFIIRQLCLLLHAENIFHSMADILLKEEDLKFASTMVQTLNTILLTSAELFQLRNQLKDLRTQESCALFCCLYRSWCHNPVATVSLCFLTQNYRHAYDLIQKFGDLEVTVDFLMEVDKLVQLIESPIFTYLRLQLLDVENNPYLIKALYGLLMLLPQSQAFQLLSHRLRCVPNPELMRTVDESKYIESKTVGTKRPAYAHMDYNDLLQHFDRVQSKHLEVRHQRSGRADHPDRKLVL